A region of Rhizorhabdus wittichii RW1 DNA encodes the following proteins:
- a CDS encoding dihydroxyacid dehydratase (TIGRFAM: dihydroxy-acid dehydratase~PFAM: dihydroxy-acid and 6-phosphogluconate dehydratase) codes for MPAYRSRTSTHGRNMAGARGLWRATGMTDEDFGKPIIAIANSFTQFVPGHVHLKDLGQLVAREIEAAGGVAKEFNTIAVDDGIAMGHDGMLYSLPSRDLIADSVEYMVNAHCADALLCISNCDKITPGMLMAAMRLNIPVIFVSGGPMEAGKVDIRGQTLAVDLIDAMIVAADESYTDEEVKVIERSACPTCGSCSGMFTANSMNCLTEALGLSLPGNGSVLATHADREKLFREAGHTIVDLARRWYEQEDATALPRSIASFAAFENAMSLDIAMGGSTNTVLHLLAAAHEGEVPFTMADIDRLSRRVPCLCKVAPAKQDVHMEDVHRAGGIMAILGQLDKAGLIDAGLPTVHAPTLGAALDRWDVSRTESESVRDFYKAAPGGVRTTVAFSQNNRWKELDLDREAGVIRSAEQPFSRDGGLAVLFGNLAPEGCIVKTAGVDESVLTFHGTARVYESQDAAVAGILGNEVKAGDVVVIRYEGPKGGPGMQEMLYPTSYLKSKGLGKACALITDGRFSGGTSGLSIGHVSPEAAEGGLIALVQTGDPILIDIPNRGIRLDVDDATLAARQEEMVARGKKAWKPFGRKRNVSPALRAYAALTTNAARGAVRDVSQVEGE; via the coding sequence ATGCCCGCTTATCGTTCCCGCACCAGCACCCATGGCCGCAACATGGCGGGCGCGCGCGGCCTGTGGCGCGCCACCGGCATGACCGACGAGGATTTCGGCAAGCCGATCATCGCGATCGCCAACAGCTTCACCCAGTTCGTGCCGGGCCATGTCCACCTCAAGGACCTCGGCCAGCTGGTCGCGCGGGAGATCGAGGCGGCGGGCGGCGTCGCCAAGGAATTCAACACGATCGCGGTCGACGACGGCATCGCCATGGGCCATGACGGCATGCTCTATTCGCTGCCCAGCCGCGACCTGATCGCCGACAGCGTCGAATATATGGTCAACGCGCATTGCGCCGACGCGCTGCTCTGCATCTCCAACTGCGACAAGATCACGCCGGGCATGCTGATGGCGGCGATGCGCCTCAACATCCCCGTCATCTTCGTATCGGGCGGGCCGATGGAGGCCGGCAAGGTCGACATTCGCGGCCAGACCCTCGCGGTCGACCTGATCGACGCGATGATCGTCGCGGCCGACGAGAGCTACACCGACGAGGAGGTGAAGGTGATCGAGCGGTCGGCCTGCCCGACCTGCGGCTCCTGCTCGGGCATGTTCACCGCCAACAGCATGAACTGCCTGACCGAGGCGCTGGGCCTGTCGCTGCCCGGCAACGGATCGGTCCTCGCCACCCATGCCGACCGCGAGAAGCTGTTCCGCGAGGCCGGGCACACGATCGTCGACCTCGCCCGCCGCTGGTACGAGCAGGAGGACGCCACCGCCCTGCCGCGCAGCATCGCCAGCTTCGCCGCCTTCGAGAATGCGATGAGCCTCGACATCGCGATGGGCGGATCGACCAACACCGTGCTCCACCTGCTCGCCGCCGCGCATGAGGGCGAAGTGCCCTTCACCATGGCCGATATCGACCGGCTGTCGCGCCGCGTCCCCTGCCTGTGCAAGGTCGCGCCCGCCAAGCAGGACGTCCACATGGAGGACGTCCACCGCGCCGGCGGGATCATGGCGATCCTCGGCCAACTCGACAAGGCCGGGCTGATCGACGCCGGCCTGCCGACCGTCCACGCGCCGACGCTGGGCGCGGCGCTCGACCGCTGGGACGTCAGCCGCACCGAGAGCGAGAGCGTGCGCGACTTCTACAAGGCCGCCCCCGGCGGCGTGCGCACCACGGTGGCGTTCAGCCAGAACAACCGCTGGAAGGAGCTCGACCTCGACCGCGAGGCGGGCGTGATCCGCAGCGCGGAGCAGCCCTTCTCCAGGGATGGCGGCCTCGCCGTGCTGTTCGGCAACCTCGCCCCCGAGGGCTGCATCGTCAAGACGGCGGGCGTCGACGAGAGCGTGCTGACCTTCCACGGCACCGCGCGCGTCTATGAGAGCCAGGACGCGGCGGTGGCCGGCATCCTCGGCAACGAGGTGAAGGCGGGCGACGTGGTGGTGATCCGCTATGAGGGGCCGAAGGGCGGACCGGGCATGCAGGAGATGCTCTACCCGACCAGCTATCTGAAGTCGAAAGGCCTGGGCAAGGCCTGCGCGCTGATCACCGACGGCCGCTTCTCGGGCGGCACGTCGGGCCTGTCGATCGGCCATGTCTCGCCCGAGGCGGCCGAGGGCGGCCTGATCGCGCTGGTCCAGACCGGCGACCCGATCCTGATCGACATCCCCAATCGCGGCATCCGCCTCGACGTCGACGACGCGACGCTGGCCGCCCGGCAGGAGGAGATGGTCGCGCGCGGCAAGAAGGCGTGGAAGCCGTTCGGCCGCAAGCGCAACGTCTCCCCGGCCCTGCGCGCCTACGCCGCCCTCACCACCAACGCCGCGCGCGGCGCGGTCCGCGACGTGAGCCAGGTCGAGGGGGAGTAG
- a CDS encoding protein of unknown function DUF1123 (PFAM: protein of unknown function DUF1123), with amino-acid sequence MHTPILCAVIALVLWTFVMWTWLYATRIPAMVKGGIVYDPGRPASEFMDKIPARVRWKADNYNHLHEQPTIFYAVAITLSLLAAGGGLNATLAWAYVALRIVHSLVQATVNLVMLRFAIFVAASLVLFVLSLRAALLLFGGPAA; translated from the coding sequence ATGCATACGCCGATATTGTGCGCGGTGATCGCGCTGGTGCTGTGGACGTTCGTGATGTGGACATGGCTCTACGCCACGCGCATCCCGGCGATGGTCAAGGGCGGCATCGTCTACGATCCCGGCCGGCCGGCCAGCGAATTCATGGACAAGATCCCGGCGCGGGTCCGCTGGAAGGCCGACAATTACAATCACCTCCACGAGCAGCCGACCATCTTCTACGCGGTCGCGATCACCCTCTCCCTGCTCGCGGCGGGCGGCGGGCTCAACGCGACGCTGGCCTGGGCCTATGTCGCGCTGCGGATCGTCCACAGCCTCGTCCAGGCGACGGTCAACCTGGTGATGCTGCGCTTCGCGATCTTCGTCGCGGCGTCGCTGGTCCTGTTCGTGCTGAGCCTGCGCGCCGCGCTGCTGCTGTTCGGCGGCCCGGCCGCCTGA
- a CDS encoding carbohydrate kinase, YjeF related protein (TIGRFAM: carbohydrate kinase, YjeF related protein~PFAM: protein of unknown function UPF0031; YjeF-family N-terminal domain protein), with protein MNGRPILTAAETRAAEAAVFATGVTVEQAMEAAGGVVAEAAWRHAGRVPTLVLCGPGNNGGDGYVIARLLKARGLKVRVAASGEPKTDAARAMRARWDGPVEPLADVAPAPLLIDALFGTGLARPLDPAIAAPLERLAKAARLRIAVDLPSGVGTDDGALLGPGIAYEMTVALAVLKPAHRLQPAAALMGRLVLGDIDIPGASKLVEIARPHLPAPGPADHKYTRGHVVVAEGAMPGAALLSAMAAQRGGAGYVTLAGRATGQGGPAAIVRRDAPLGEILADDRVGVALVGPGLGRDAAARALLDVALAAGRPLVLDADALVLLAGSGALSGMPILTPHEGEFTKLFGELPGSRIDRARAAAERSRAVVVLKGPDTVVAAPDGRAAIAAPAPGWLATAGTGDVLAGLIAANRARGLDPFDAACAGVWLHGYAARLAGAGLIADDLIAHLPRALEACL; from the coding sequence ATGAACGGCCGGCCGATCCTCACCGCCGCCGAGACGCGTGCCGCCGAGGCGGCGGTGTTCGCGACCGGCGTCACCGTCGAGCAGGCGATGGAGGCCGCCGGCGGCGTCGTCGCCGAGGCGGCGTGGCGCCATGCCGGCCGGGTGCCGACGCTGGTGCTGTGCGGGCCCGGCAATAATGGCGGCGACGGCTATGTGATTGCGCGGCTGCTCAAGGCGCGGGGGCTCAAGGTCCGGGTCGCGGCGAGCGGGGAACCGAAGACCGACGCCGCCCGCGCGATGCGCGCGCGCTGGGACGGGCCGGTCGAGCCGCTGGCCGACGTCGCGCCGGCGCCGCTGCTGATCGACGCGCTGTTCGGCACCGGGCTCGCGCGGCCGCTCGATCCGGCGATCGCGGCGCCGCTCGAACGGCTGGCGAAGGCGGCGCGGCTGCGCATCGCGGTCGACCTGCCGAGCGGGGTGGGGACCGACGACGGCGCGCTGCTCGGCCCCGGCATCGCCTATGAGATGACGGTCGCGCTGGCGGTGCTCAAGCCCGCCCACCGGCTCCAGCCGGCGGCAGCGCTGATGGGCCGGCTGGTGCTCGGCGACATCGATATTCCCGGCGCGTCGAAGCTGGTCGAGATCGCCCGCCCCCATTTGCCGGCGCCGGGCCCTGCCGACCATAAATATACGCGCGGCCATGTCGTCGTGGCCGAGGGCGCGATGCCGGGCGCGGCGCTGCTGTCCGCGATGGCGGCGCAGCGTGGCGGCGCGGGCTATGTCACGCTGGCGGGCAGGGCGACGGGGCAGGGCGGCCCCGCCGCGATCGTGCGCCGCGACGCGCCGCTCGGCGAGATCCTCGCCGACGATCGGGTCGGCGTGGCGCTGGTCGGCCCGGGGCTCGGCCGCGACGCGGCGGCGCGGGCGCTGCTCGACGTCGCGCTGGCGGCGGGCAGGCCGCTGGTGCTCGACGCCGATGCGCTGGTGCTGCTGGCGGGCAGCGGCGCGCTGTCCGGCATGCCGATCCTGACCCCGCATGAGGGTGAGTTCACGAAGCTGTTCGGCGAGCTGCCCGGCAGTCGGATCGACCGCGCCCGCGCGGCGGCGGAGCGGTCGCGGGCCGTGGTCGTGCTCAAGGGCCCCGACACGGTGGTGGCCGCTCCCGACGGCCGCGCGGCGATCGCGGCGCCCGCGCCGGGCTGGCTCGCCACCGCCGGGACCGGCGACGTCCTCGCCGGGCTGATCGCGGCGAACCGGGCGCGGGGGCTTGATCCCTTCGACGCCGCCTGCGCGGGCGTGTGGCTGCACGGCTATGCCGCCAGGCTGGCGGGGGCGGGGTTGATCGCCGACGACCTGATCGCGCATCTGCCGCGAGCGCTGGAGGCCTGCCTGTGA
- a CDS encoding 23S rRNA (uracil-5-)-methyltransferase RumA (PFAM: (Uracil-5)-methyltransferase) — MSDEAVKDWEPIVRIAARGEGITADGRHSPLSAPGDLLGLDGSLQWGPHHVEPPCRHFPKCGGCQLQQVDDQSYADFLGQRITGALAQQKIDAPPLAPAALSAPGTRRRASLHAERQGKRMLLGFNEAQSHHIVDLRMCAVLDPKLFALVDPLRRLLHPMLRDRRAAGVQMTLVDQGVDLLIEKVEVDGLAAIEGLNDFAQAHGLARLSVDDGYGPQPRWEPEPATVTLGGVAVPFPAGGFLQATAEGEAALLAEVEAIVGDARLVADLFAGLGTFSLPLARTRRVYAAEGARDAVLGLKAAADRSQRMIGIDHRDLFRRPLDAAELDRFDVVVLDPPRAGAREQMPALAATTKVRRIAYVSCNPSTFGRDARTLVEGGWRLERITPVGQFRWSTHTELVAAFAR; from the coding sequence GTGAGCGACGAGGCAGTGAAGGACTGGGAGCCGATCGTCCGCATCGCCGCCCGCGGCGAGGGGATCACCGCCGACGGCCGCCATTCGCCGCTGTCGGCGCCGGGCGACCTGCTCGGGCTCGACGGCAGCCTGCAATGGGGGCCGCACCATGTCGAGCCGCCGTGCCGCCATTTTCCCAAATGCGGCGGCTGCCAGCTCCAGCAGGTCGACGACCAATCCTATGCCGATTTCCTCGGCCAGCGGATCACCGGCGCGCTGGCCCAGCAGAAGATCGACGCGCCGCCGCTGGCGCCTGCCGCGCTGTCCGCGCCCGGGACGCGCCGCCGCGCCTCGCTCCACGCCGAACGACAGGGCAAGCGGATGCTGCTCGGCTTCAACGAGGCGCAGAGCCACCATATCGTCGACCTGCGCATGTGCGCGGTCCTCGATCCGAAGCTGTTCGCGCTGGTCGATCCGCTGCGTCGGCTGCTCCACCCGATGCTGCGCGACCGGCGCGCGGCGGGGGTGCAGATGACGCTGGTCGACCAGGGCGTCGACCTGCTGATCGAAAAGGTCGAGGTCGACGGGCTCGCCGCGATCGAGGGACTCAATGATTTCGCGCAGGCGCATGGCCTCGCGCGGCTGTCGGTCGACGACGGCTACGGCCCGCAGCCGCGCTGGGAGCCCGAGCCGGCGACGGTGACGCTGGGCGGCGTCGCGGTGCCTTTCCCGGCGGGCGGCTTCCTCCAGGCGACCGCCGAGGGCGAGGCGGCGCTGCTCGCCGAGGTCGAGGCGATCGTCGGCGACGCCCGGCTGGTCGCCGATCTCTTCGCCGGGCTCGGCACCTTCTCCCTCCCGCTGGCGCGGACGCGGCGCGTCTATGCGGCCGAGGGCGCGCGTGACGCGGTGCTGGGGCTGAAGGCGGCGGCCGACCGCAGCCAGCGGATGATCGGCATCGACCATCGCGACCTGTTCCGCCGGCCGCTCGACGCCGCCGAACTCGACCGCTTCGACGTGGTCGTGCTCGATCCGCCCCGCGCGGGCGCCAGGGAACAGATGCCCGCGCTTGCCGCGACGACGAAGGTGCGGCGGATCGCCTATGTCTCGTGCAACCCCTCCACCTTCGGCCGCGACGCGCGGACGCTGGTCGAGGGCGGCTGGCGGCTGGAGCGGATCACGCCGGTCGGCCAGTTCCGCTGGTCGACCCACACGGAACTGGTGGCGGCGTTCGCACGGTAG
- a CDS encoding deoxyhypusine synthase (PFAM: deoxyhypusine synthase) translates to MNDAAINDTRKAELLSTTVEHIDIKSFDARPIIDAMGKMSFTSRDLARATGIYNQMLEDPDCTIFLVIAGSTSAGGCMDAYAELVRSGMVDAVVATGASIVDMDFFEGLGHKHYQALEVPDDDTLRSLLIDRIYDTYIDEEQLQDCDHTIYKIANALEPRPYSSRAFIREMGKYLVEHGKKENSLVKLAYEHDVPIFCPAFVDSSAGFGLVKHQVDCMKAGRPYMVLDAIADFRELTDIKIKAGTSGLLMIGGGVPKNFIQDTVVCAEILGHDDVEVHKYAVQITVADVRDGACSSSTLQEAASWGKVNTGIEQMVFAEAGSVIPLLASDAYHRGHWKTRAKRAWGKLFD, encoded by the coding sequence ATGAACGACGCCGCCATCAACGACACGCGCAAGGCCGAGCTGCTCTCGACCACCGTCGAGCATATCGACATCAAGAGCTTCGACGCGCGCCCGATCATCGACGCGATGGGCAAGATGAGCTTCACCAGCCGCGACCTCGCCCGCGCGACCGGCATCTACAACCAGATGCTCGAGGACCCGGACTGCACCATCTTCCTGGTGATCGCGGGCTCGACCTCGGCGGGCGGCTGCATGGACGCCTATGCCGAGCTGGTCCGCTCGGGCATGGTCGACGCGGTCGTCGCGACCGGCGCCTCGATCGTCGACATGGATTTCTTCGAGGGCCTCGGCCACAAGCACTATCAGGCGCTCGAAGTGCCCGACGACGACACGCTGCGCTCGCTGCTGATCGACCGCATCTACGACACCTATATCGACGAGGAGCAGCTCCAGGACTGCGACCACACGATCTACAAGATCGCCAACGCGCTGGAGCCCCGCCCCTATTCGAGCCGCGCCTTCATCCGCGAGATGGGCAAGTACCTCGTCGAGCACGGCAAGAAGGAGAACAGCCTCGTCAAGCTCGCCTATGAGCATGACGTGCCGATCTTCTGCCCGGCCTTCGTCGACAGCTCGGCCGGCTTCGGCCTGGTCAAGCACCAGGTCGACTGCATGAAGGCGGGCCGCCCCTATATGGTGCTCGACGCGATCGCCGACTTCCGCGAACTGACCGACATCAAGATCAAGGCGGGCACCAGCGGCCTGCTGATGATCGGCGGCGGCGTGCCGAAGAACTTCATCCAGGACACCGTCGTCTGCGCCGAGATCCTCGGCCATGACGATGTCGAGGTGCACAAATATGCGGTGCAGATCACCGTCGCCGACGTGCGCGACGGCGCCTGCTCCTCCTCGACCCTCCAGGAGGCGGCGAGCTGGGGCAAGGTCAACACTGGCATCGAGCAGATGGTGTTCGCGGAAGCCGGCTCGGTGATCCCGCTGCTGGCGTCCGACGCCTATCATCGCGGCCACTGGAAGACCCGCGCCAAGCGCGCCTGGGGCAAGCTGTTCGACTGA
- a CDS encoding transcriptional regulator, LysR family (PFAM: regulatory protein, LysR; LysR, substrate-binding), with protein MDLRQLRHFLAVADTLHFGRAAERLGMTQPPLSQSILALERRLGADLFVRSKRSVALTAFGRQWLDHVRPAVEAVAALPAVAERLRSGASGRLSLAFVSTADYNVLPTLVARYSSAFPEVELELVEATSDVQVEDLLSGRINAGILISTRSALPPALAYRPLLNEPLVAAVPESWIDEGRLATGDGTLRDDRWMAQPLIIFPARVAPDFHDLVMRFYRSRGHQPFIRQEAIQMQTIISLVSAGLGMALVPASLRHLARTGVRYLPLAGAPELETGLAWRERDDSPTLAAFLGIAFEALPHHSPAPRTPPHAANTSS; from the coding sequence ATGGACCTGCGCCAGCTCCGCCATTTCCTCGCGGTCGCCGACACGCTGCATTTCGGCCGCGCTGCGGAGCGGCTCGGCATGACCCAGCCGCCGCTCAGCCAGTCGATCCTCGCGCTCGAACGCCGGCTCGGCGCGGACCTGTTCGTCCGCTCCAAGCGCAGCGTCGCGCTGACCGCCTTCGGGCGGCAATGGCTCGACCATGTCCGGCCGGCGGTGGAGGCGGTCGCCGCGCTCCCCGCCGTCGCAGAGCGGTTGCGGTCGGGGGCATCGGGGCGGCTGTCGCTCGCCTTCGTCAGCACCGCCGACTATAATGTGCTGCCGACGCTGGTCGCGCGCTATTCCTCGGCCTTCCCGGAGGTCGAGCTGGAGTTGGTCGAGGCGACCAGCGACGTCCAGGTCGAGGACCTGCTGAGCGGACGGATCAACGCCGGCATCCTGATCTCGACGCGATCGGCGCTGCCGCCGGCGCTGGCCTATCGCCCGCTGCTCAACGAGCCGCTGGTCGCGGCGGTGCCCGAAAGCTGGATCGACGAGGGGCGCCTCGCGACCGGCGACGGAACGCTGCGCGATGACCGATGGATGGCGCAGCCGCTGATCATCTTCCCGGCGCGGGTCGCGCCCGATTTCCACGATCTGGTGATGCGCTTCTACCGGTCGCGCGGGCACCAGCCCTTCATCCGGCAGGAGGCGATCCAGATGCAGACGATCATCAGCCTGGTCTCGGCCGGGCTCGGCATGGCGCTGGTGCCGGCCTCGCTGCGGCATCTGGCGCGGACCGGGGTGCGCTACCTGCCGCTCGCGGGCGCGCCGGAGCTCGAAACCGGGCTGGCGTGGCGCGAGCGGGACGACAGCCCGACGCTGGCGGCGTTCCTCGGTATCGCTTTCGAGGCCTTGCCTCACCATTCCCCCGCGCCTAGGACGCCTCCTCATGCGGCCAACACGTCATCCTGA
- a CDS encoding RND efflux system, outer membrane lipoprotein, NodT family (TIGRFAM: RND efflux system, outer membrane lipoprotein, NodT family~PFAM: outer membrane efflux protein): protein MRAERGVAMLALAMLAGCSMAPAYRPPQTPAPESFKEVEGWAAATPMDGAPRGDWWTAFDDPVLDDLIARAARASPTLEAALARYNQARAAARIESADLFPQIAAGADAGRQRVSGNRFNGNGTAQTYDQYTVGATLDYEVDLWGRIRNGARAARADAEASGDDLASARLSLQTAVADAYARLRGLDAEAALLRQTVDAFGKAYDLTAKRHNGGIASGIDVNRARTVLDNARAQISAIANQRAATEHEIAALVGAVASDFAIPVRDQPLLSPAMPSGAPSALLQRRPDIAAAERRMFAANARIGVARAAFFPTLTLGLAGGWQTTHGELFAAPNGFWGLGPASALLSLFDGGRRKAGVRLSRAEYDELAADYRGTVLTAFREVEDALAASRHLADQIAQQRSAATAAERTSQLALTRYRDGAADYLEVVTAQTDALDARRALLSAETQRMRASVALVRALGGAA, encoded by the coding sequence ATGCGGGCTGAGCGCGGCGTCGCGATGCTGGCGCTGGCGATGCTCGCGGGCTGCTCGATGGCGCCCGCCTATCGCCCGCCGCAGACGCCGGCGCCGGAGAGCTTCAAGGAGGTCGAGGGTTGGGCTGCCGCGACGCCGATGGACGGCGCGCCGCGCGGCGACTGGTGGACGGCGTTCGACGATCCCGTGCTCGACGACCTGATCGCGCGCGCCGCGCGGGCGAGCCCGACGCTGGAGGCGGCGCTCGCCCGCTACAACCAGGCGCGCGCGGCGGCGCGGATCGAGTCCGCCGACCTGTTCCCGCAGATCGCGGCCGGCGCCGATGCGGGCCGCCAGCGCGTGTCGGGCAACCGCTTCAATGGCAACGGCACCGCCCAGACCTACGACCAGTACACGGTCGGCGCGACGCTCGACTATGAGGTCGACCTGTGGGGCCGCATCCGCAACGGCGCCAGGGCGGCGCGCGCCGATGCCGAGGCGAGCGGTGACGACCTCGCCTCGGCCCGGCTCAGCCTCCAGACCGCCGTCGCCGACGCCTATGCGCGGCTGCGCGGGCTCGACGCCGAGGCGGCGTTGCTGCGCCAGACCGTCGACGCCTTCGGCAAGGCCTATGACCTGACCGCGAAGCGCCACAATGGCGGCATCGCCTCGGGCATCGACGTCAATCGCGCACGGACCGTGCTCGACAATGCCCGCGCGCAGATTTCGGCGATCGCCAACCAGCGCGCGGCGACCGAGCATGAGATCGCCGCGCTGGTCGGCGCGGTGGCGTCGGACTTCGCGATCCCGGTGCGCGACCAGCCGCTGCTGTCGCCGGCGATGCCGTCCGGAGCGCCGTCCGCCCTGCTCCAGCGGCGGCCCGACATCGCCGCGGCCGAGCGGCGGATGTTCGCCGCCAATGCCCGGATCGGGGTCGCGCGGGCCGCTTTCTTCCCGACGCTGACGCTCGGCCTCGCCGGCGGCTGGCAGACCACGCATGGCGAGCTGTTCGCGGCGCCCAACGGCTTCTGGGGGCTCGGGCCGGCCTCGGCGCTGCTGTCGCTGTTCGACGGCGGCCGGCGCAAGGCGGGGGTGCGCCTGTCGCGCGCCGAATATGACGAGCTGGCGGCCGACTATCGCGGTACCGTGCTGACCGCCTTCCGCGAGGTCGAGGACGCGCTGGCGGCGAGCCGCCACCTCGCCGACCAGATCGCCCAGCAGCGCAGCGCCGCGACGGCGGCCGAGCGGACCAGCCAGCTTGCGCTGACCCGCTATCGCGACGGCGCGGCGGACTATCTGGAGGTGGTGACGGCGCAGACCGACGCGCTCGATGCGCGGCGCGCCCTGCTGTCGGCGGAGACCCAGCGCATGCGCGCCAGCGTCGCGCTGGTCCGGGCGCTGGGCGGCGCAGCCTGA
- a CDS encoding peptidase M48, Ste24p (PFAM: peptidase M48, Ste24p) — MRALSRLALCGAAASLAMLGTTPPTRAAEPGLELPAYSHAYEPRTVDERGVWMEADEAERGLRDSPLRIREAGLEAYLREVLCREVGADRCAGVRIYAMEIPGFNASMMANGTMQVWSGLLLRSRSEAELAAVLGHEFAHFELRHSLTGFQQRRRATDAIAWIGLWGALANSDTSFTQNIIARGIYRYGREQETDADLLGLRYAASSGYPASTPAEVWKNLMAEEDASAAGRNQKSKQKYTAGYFDSHPTALNRSIYLAEAAAKMPAGGDARAREYRAAMAPYLPRFLAAQIKRNDFGGTEHILQSIAAASGWSPDLLFARAELYRTRGNPRDLQVAAQYYREARAAGYAGPELDRNLGLALLRNGQAEEGRQSLNAYLAAAPEAGDAKMIRALVAN, encoded by the coding sequence ATGCGCGCCCTTTCCCGCCTCGCCTTGTGCGGCGCGGCCGCGAGCCTGGCGATGCTCGGCACGACTCCGCCGACGCGCGCGGCCGAGCCGGGGCTGGAGCTGCCGGCCTACAGCCACGCCTACGAACCCCGGACCGTCGACGAACGCGGGGTGTGGATGGAGGCGGACGAAGCCGAGCGCGGCCTGCGCGACAGCCCGCTGCGAATCCGCGAAGCCGGGCTGGAGGCCTATCTGCGCGAGGTGCTGTGCCGCGAAGTGGGCGCGGACCGCTGCGCGGGGGTCCGCATCTATGCGATGGAGATTCCCGGCTTCAACGCGTCGATGATGGCCAATGGCACGATGCAGGTCTGGTCGGGCCTGCTGCTGCGGTCGCGCAGCGAGGCGGAACTGGCGGCGGTGCTCGGTCACGAGTTCGCGCATTTCGAGCTGCGGCACAGCCTCACCGGCTTCCAGCAAAGGCGCCGGGCGACCGATGCGATCGCCTGGATCGGCCTGTGGGGCGCGCTGGCCAACAGCGACACCAGCTTCACGCAGAACATCATAGCGAGGGGCATCTACCGCTATGGCCGCGAACAGGAGACCGACGCCGACCTGCTCGGCCTGCGATATGCCGCGTCGTCGGGCTATCCCGCGTCGACGCCCGCCGAGGTGTGGAAGAACCTGATGGCCGAGGAGGATGCGAGCGCGGCCGGCCGCAACCAGAAATCCAAGCAGAAATACACGGCCGGCTATTTCGACTCGCATCCCACGGCGCTCAACCGATCGATCTATCTGGCCGAAGCCGCGGCGAAGATGCCGGCCGGCGGCGATGCGCGCGCCAGGGAATATCGCGCGGCCATGGCGCCCTATCTGCCGCGCTTCCTGGCCGCGCAGATCAAGCGCAACGACTTCGGCGGCACCGAGCATATCCTCCAGTCGATCGCGGCGGCGTCGGGGTGGAGCCCCGATCTGCTCTTCGCCCGCGCCGAACTCTATCGCACGCGCGGCAATCCGCGCGACCTGCAGGTCGCCGCCCAATATTATCGCGAGGCTCGCGCCGCCGGCTATGCGGGCCCCGAACTGGACCGCAACCTGGGGCTGGCGCTGCTCCGCAACGGACAGGCGGAGGAGGGACGCCAATCGCTGAACGCCTATCTGGCCGCCGCGCCGGAGGCCGGCGACGCCAAGATGATCCGCGCGCTGGTCGCAAACTGA
- a CDS encoding BLUF domain protein (PFAM: BLUF domain protein): MLSAWLRGPCDKQRMYQSLIYVSRSRLELPSQAAEIDRIVAGSIIRNGRLGVRGALIFTERHFAQILEGPSGAIAELMDSIRRDPRHEAVTVIEDKPIDGYRFPDWSLAYWGDASYMDQHVARVLDKADALSRTQQTANLYELLRKLSQASHDQDGPIGRPSSH; this comes from the coding sequence TTGCTGAGTGCGTGGCTCAGGGGGCCATGCGATAAGCAACGCATGTACCAGTCGCTTATCTATGTCAGCCGCAGCAGGCTCGAATTGCCGTCCCAGGCGGCGGAGATCGACCGGATCGTGGCGGGTTCGATCATACGCAACGGCCGCCTCGGCGTGCGCGGCGCGCTGATCTTCACCGAGCGTCATTTCGCCCAGATATTGGAAGGCCCGTCAGGCGCGATCGCGGAGCTGATGGACAGCATCCGCCGCGATCCGCGGCACGAGGCGGTGACGGTGATCGAGGACAAGCCGATCGACGGCTATCGCTTCCCGGACTGGAGCCTCGCCTATTGGGGCGACGCCAGCTACATGGACCAGCATGTCGCGCGGGTGCTCGACAAGGCCGACGCGCTCAGCCGGACCCAGCAGACCGCCAATCTCTACGAATTGCTGCGGAAGCTGTCGCAGGCGAGCCACGATCAGGACGGCCCGATCGGGCGGCCCTCCTCGCACTGA